The Mucilaginibacter sp. PAMB04168 genome contains the following window.
GCTCGACTCATATGCAACTAATCCGCCATCGCGAAAATGGCAGCAAAGCTTATAAGCTATACAACAGTTAAAGAATCTTCCAATGACAGCACGGCAGCTACAGGGACATTTAAAAAAAGGTAGATTATTAAATTTATGTAAGCTTTCCCTTAAGCTTAAGCTATCCTATAATGTCTTCCCGTCGGCCATTTTACTGACAAGTTCATCTATCATCTTTTTTTGAGGAGTTAGCTTTCCTTCTTTCACGCTTTTAAGGCTTTGTGGCCAATTACTTAGAGCTTTCCCTTTCGGATCTTTGAAAATGTATTCAATTTTCCTCAAAAACACCGCTGACCCGTATTGGCAATCCAATAATCCCTTATCTTCAAGCAGTTTGAAGAGATATAGTAAGGTGACTTTATTTACTACACTACCACTTTTCGGCTTATCTATCCATTTAAAGCCTAACGCCGATGGTGGATTGCCACCATCAAATGCTTGTGAAAAAATGGTAAGTTCTACATTGTCTATAAATATAGTATTTAGTCCGTCATGCAAAACAGTGGTAAGACGGGCTGCAGATGCTGGATCCTTCCAAAGGAAAACACCAGGCCTTGGTGCTGATATTTGTAAAATTGCTGGAGACTCTTTAAGTTGGTAAAGTTTGGAGTCTTTTAAGCATGCTGATAATAACTCATCGTCTTCTGGATTAGGGCAGAAGCTTTTGTATTTTTCATAGCAATACTTTATTAATCCCCTAATTGGCTTTAGTACGTCGGTGTATTTCAGTAATGAAGTAGTTCGATCATACGTTCCTAATAGATATCTTAGTTTATCTAAGGTGAGTTTGAAAAAAAACACTGTTGCTTCTTCATTTAGCAAGCCATTTACATGCTGATCTATCAAAGTTTTACATTTCAAAAATTCCTTGCTTAGCTGATTGAGTAGAACATCACTAAACTTTTGCGTATAAGTTTCCCATTCTCCGGTTAAGGGATCGATATCGCCAAAAGTTTTAGTTTCAGTATTTGGATCGTAAGATAGGTGCTCATATCCGTCATAATCTTCCTCACTTGGCTTAAAACTGTTCCTTAATTGGATAATACCACTATTGCAGATTAAAAACTCAAAGCGGCATAACGGGTTCTCTTTTGTCGCCTCATTAGGGTCAGTTATCATATTAGGTGGTAAAGGAAAATCAACTTGATTTGAAGCCTTGACATTATCCCGTAGACCTTCCAAAAAATACTTAAACTTAAAATTATACATATCAAGCGCTTTAAGAAATTCTTGCGCATCTATATTGCCAAGGGTCTTAATCTTAAATATTTCGTCGTCTGAAATATCAATGAAGCTAAACTCTGAATGTTCGACAACGCCACCTGTATTTTTTGACAGCATTTTCGCCGTTAATTCTAATTCAGTCAAATGGCGAGTGATAAAGTCAAGTTTTTTTGCTCTCTCGTAGTTTTGAAATAATGCAACTTCAATCTCTTCACTTGCAAGCTTAAATGATACAGCTAAAGACTTTTTGTACTTATCACTGCGTTCAAAGTAATTAAATCTAATATCCTCTTGTAGGCCACCACTCACAGGGTTAGGTTCTGTTTTAAGAGTTAAATTAGCTTGTTGAGTAAGATCTAAAAATTCGCGAAAATGATACCCCAACTTTTGTCCTTCGTTATAAAATGATGTCATTCAATTGTTTTAGATAAGGTTCTTCTTTCCACACTATATACCTAAGCAACCAGGTATAACTAACATTGCTAAAATCTGCGTCAAATAGAATCCTAACGCAATTGATTTTGGGCATATCGTTAAACCGTTAATATTACAAATGACATAGCCTATATTCTACACTGACTTAATTTATTTAATGAAAGATAAGACTTTTATATTATTTTTCCAGAATGAAACTTTTTGACCGGTTGCAGAATGCAACAAGCGAGGAAGACGTTAAAGACATTTATATAAAAGCCTTAGGACTGAAAGAATATCAAAAAAACTTAATAGATATTCAGACAAAAGAAATATGGTTCGAGGCTAAGCAAAACTCAAAGCTATCAAGCTATGAAATGTTCACTCAGTTAATGCACTACGTACAAGATGCACTTAACAAGGGCGATTATATTCCACCTTTTTTGGTTGTAATGGATACTAGGAAAGCAGCTATAATGAAAAGCGTTGATGTTCTGCCTTTTTTAGCCAAAAAAACGATAAAATGGGGTAAGTCTGCAAGCGGTTATACACAAGATGCTTTAGATGCAATATCTGCTCATATAGGAACGCATTTTGTTTCATTCAAAATTGAGACTCATGAAGATGAGTTTATAAGCACAGTCAAAAACGCCATTAAAAATGGTGATATTATTAGAACACCTATTACCCCAGATAACCTCAAACAAGTATTTGATAAATGGGTATCAATGATTGGTAGAGAAATAAAAGGGGTAGCAGAAGAAAATTACGCTTTGCTGTTTTTTGCGGATATCATGCACGATGGAACAATTTCAACACATCAAAATTTACCAGCTGAACTCTTACATAAGAATGGTGCTCCTGTATTTAATTTAGGTAACATCAATTATGAATTAGGAAATAAAGAAGGATATCGACAGTTTTGGGCCATTTACAACAAACCACCTAAGGCCGAGTACCGAAACTATTTGCTGGAAAGACGTGATACATTAATCGCTTTAGATGAACGTAGTTTCAAAGGTGCTTATTACACACCCTTAGTTGTCGTTGATAAGGCATATGACAAATTAGAAGAAAGTTTGGGAGTTAATTGGCAGCGAAATTATGTTGTTTGGGATATGTGTTGTGGAGTCGGAAACCTTGAAGTCAAGCATAGCAATCCACGCAATATTTATATGAGTACTTTGGATCAAGCCGACATTGATGTTATGAAAGCAACGAAGACCTGCGTTGCAGCGCAAAGATTTCAATATGATTACTTGAACGATGACATCAATGAGTTTGGAGAAATTGACTACAACATAAGTAATAAAGTCCCATTCGGGCTGCGACAAGCAATTGCTGAAGGTAAAAAAATCTTGGTATTAATAAATCCTCCGTATGCAGAAGCGGCTAATTCTCTAGGAAACGAAGCTAAAACAGATGTTGCTGCCACAAAGGTGGGTAGATTGATGAATAAGACAGCATATGGTTATGCAGCTAGAGAATTATTTATACAATTTGTCGCCCGTATAACAAAGGAGATTCCGAACGCAACATTGGCAATGTTTAGTACGCTTAAGTATGTAAACTCACCAAATTTTGAAAAATTCCGACAAGTTTGGAATGCTGAATATTTGGGTGGCTTCATTGTACACAGCAAAGTATTTGAAGGTTTAAAAGGGAATTTTCCAATAGGGTTTTTAATTTGGAAAACAAGTCAAATTGGATTGGCAAAAAAGTCAATTATAGACATCTCTGTTGAAGTATTGGATAAAAATGCAGTAGCTATAGGTGAAAAACATTTCTACAACTTCCCAAACATTCATTTGTTAACTAATTGGATAGGCCGACAAAAACCTAACAACATAGAGGCCATCCCATTAATTAACGCTGTAACACCTACTACGCAAATCAAGGGGGTAAGACGTACGACTTGGGCAGACAATGCAATTGGCCACATGTTATCAGATAGTAATGACTTACAAAATGCTCTTCATACCGGACTATTTTCCTCAGTCCATAGCATAGGTCATAAAGGTGGCTTTTTTGTCACAACAGAAAATCTTTGGCAATCGGCGGTTATATTTTGCGTTCGTCGTCTCATTAAACCAACTTGGTTAAATGATCGAGATCAATTTTTACAACCGACAAAACCGTTATCGACAGAATTTAAGAACGATTGTTTAGTTTGGATGCTCTTTAACGGAAGTAACCTTACTGCAAGCGCAGATGATCTTGATTGGAATGGCCGGAAATGGTCGATTGTTAATCACTTTATTCCATACACTGAAAGTGAGGTAAACTCTCCTGATAGATTCGAATCAGATTTCATGGTCGAATTTATGAGAGACTTGCAGTTTTCGAGCGAAGCCAGTAGTGTTTTAGATCAAGGAAAAAAACTTTGGCAGGCTTACTTTGATTATGTCGATGTTAGAAGTGTAAGAGATAAATTAAAATTAAATAGACCTGACGTTGGATGGTATCAAATAAGAAAAGCATTACAATCACGGAATGCAAGCGGAGATTTCCCTACGGTTAGTTTTGCTGATTTTGAAGTAGTATATAAGTTGCTTTCGGAAAAGTTACGGCCACTTGTTTATGAATATGGATTTCTTAAAAGTTAGCAGGGTAAACTTTCGTTAGCAACAATGGGGATTCTATATTAAAAATAATTCAAGATGATTAAAAAAAAATAATGTTTCCTAACACTATTTAAATGATTTGTTCATGCACAAGCTAAAAGGACTCCAAAAGCAGCTCTAAAAGAAGTGTGCAATTTCTTTAGTTTTATTTAAATAGGACTGAATTTTTCCATCTTTTGTTATTAATGGAACTTCCATTTGTAGTGCTGATGATAAAATTATCTTATCGTGATTTTCAATTTTAATGCCGTAGTCATTAATTCTGCTGAAGACCTCTACGACCTCTTCTTCGATCCCCTTAATTTCTACATCGGAGTTATCTATGAGGGGTTTTAATATTGTGTACTTAAACTCCTCCGATCTTTCGTCTGTTCTAAGTTGTTTTTCAAATACTTCAATTAAAACAATGCTCGGAATAATTAGCTTATAATTTGGAAAATCTGGGCTTAGACATTTATCAATTATATTTGAAGCTCTAGCAGATAAAATTCGCTTTTCACCAAAGAAGGCATTGAAATAATTTATAAATCCGACGGTATCAATAACGAAAAGTTGATGCATAATTGTTGTCAGAAAAGTCTTGTTGGACGTGTATCAAAATTTCTTCGAGATTCATAGTCATTTTAGATC
Protein-coding sequences here:
- a CDS encoding PIN domain-containing protein, encoding MHQLFVIDTVGFINYFNAFFGEKRILSARASNIIDKCLSPDFPNYKLIIPSIVLIEVFEKQLRTDERSEEFKYTILKPLIDNSDVEIKGIEEEVVEVFSRINDYGIKIENHDKIILSSALQMEVPLITKDGKIQSYLNKTKEIAHFF